A DNA window from Streptomyces canus contains the following coding sequences:
- a CDS encoding ABC transporter substrate-binding protein: MRRRLAPAALLLPFALLLTACGGNASAGAGTDTDGKGSLTLNVGDQKGGSAAILRAAGELDNLDYKIKWSTFTSGPPLLEAVNAKAVDIGGVGNTPPVFAAGADSKITVVAAWHGTSKGDAILVPNDSELTGPAQLKGKSIAVAQGSSANYQLVASLRKAGLGLGDVKVKYLQPADALAAFTSGKVDAWAVWDPYTSQILQAKQGRVLTTGDGITNGLTFQVAAPSALKDKKKVAAINDYLERLRRAYKWVYSHEPEWAKVWAKETGLPEDVALAAVKRTYTTRVAVAVDQRLIASEQEIADTFTGLKLIPRKVDFGDFTDGRFNGDLPPSTTTPRPSETD; the protein is encoded by the coding sequence ATGCGACGACGTCTCGCTCCCGCCGCACTGCTCCTTCCCTTCGCCCTTCTGCTCACCGCCTGCGGCGGAAACGCGTCCGCCGGCGCAGGCACCGACACCGACGGCAAGGGCTCCCTCACCCTCAACGTCGGCGACCAGAAGGGTGGTTCGGCGGCGATCCTGCGCGCCGCCGGGGAGCTCGACAACCTCGACTACAAGATCAAGTGGTCGACCTTCACCTCCGGCCCGCCCCTTCTGGAGGCCGTCAACGCCAAGGCCGTCGACATCGGCGGCGTCGGCAACACACCGCCGGTGTTCGCGGCCGGCGCCGACTCGAAGATCACGGTGGTGGCGGCCTGGCACGGTACGTCCAAGGGGGACGCCATCCTCGTACCGAACGACTCCGAGCTGACCGGTCCGGCGCAGCTGAAGGGCAAGTCCATCGCCGTGGCGCAGGGCTCGTCCGCCAACTACCAACTCGTCGCCTCCCTCCGGAAGGCCGGGCTCGGCCTGGGTGATGTGAAGGTCAAGTACCTCCAGCCGGCCGACGCCCTGGCCGCGTTCACCTCCGGCAAGGTCGACGCCTGGGCGGTGTGGGACCCGTACACCTCGCAGATCCTCCAGGCGAAGCAGGGGCGCGTGCTGACCACCGGGGACGGCATCACCAACGGTCTGACCTTCCAGGTGGCGGCGCCGAGCGCGTTGAAGGACAAGAAGAAGGTCGCCGCGATCAACGACTACCTGGAGCGGCTGCGACGCGCCTACAAGTGGGTCTACTCACACGAGCCGGAGTGGGCGAAGGTCTGGGCGAAGGAGACGGGGCTGCCCGAGGACGTGGCGCTGGCCGCGGTGAAGCGCACCTACACCACCCGGGTCGCGGTGGCGGTGGACCAGCGGCTCATCGCCTCCGAACAGGAGATCGCGGACACCTTCACCGGCCTGAAGCTCATCCCCCGCAAGGTCGACTTCGGCGACTTCACGGACGGCCGGTTCAATGGCGACCTCCCGCCGTCCACCACCACGCCCCGCCCCTCGGAGACGGACTGA
- a CDS encoding NAD(P)-binding domain-containing protein — protein sequence MNNFREVEVVVIGAGQAGLSSAYHLRRTGFEPDRDFVVLDHSPAPGGAWQFRWPSLTYGKVHGMHALPGMELTDADPERPSSEVIAEYFAAYERTFDLRVRRPVNVTAVRAEREGDDGRLLVETSDGTWSTRALINATGTWDRPFWPRYPGQETFRGRQLHTAQYPGPEAFAGLRVVVVGGGASGTQHLMELAPYAAATTWVTRREPVFREGPFSEDVGREAVALVEERVRQGLPPKSVVSVTGLPLNDAIRQAITDGVLDRQPMFDRITPEGVEWNDGRHLEADVILWATGFRAAIDHLAPLKLREPGGGIRVEGTRAVADPRVHLVGYGPSASTIGANRAGRAAVRDIRRLLTTELVAV from the coding sequence GTGAACAACTTCCGCGAGGTCGAGGTAGTCGTCATAGGCGCTGGTCAGGCAGGTCTGTCCAGCGCCTATCACCTGCGCCGCACCGGTTTCGAGCCGGACCGCGACTTCGTGGTGCTGGACCACTCCCCCGCCCCTGGCGGCGCCTGGCAGTTCCGGTGGCCCTCGCTGACGTACGGCAAGGTCCACGGCATGCACGCGCTGCCGGGGATGGAACTCACGGACGCCGATCCGGAGCGGCCGTCGTCGGAGGTGATCGCCGAGTACTTCGCGGCGTACGAGCGCACTTTCGACCTTCGGGTACGGCGGCCCGTCAACGTGACAGCCGTCCGTGCCGAACGCGAGGGCGACGACGGGCGGCTGCTCGTCGAGACCTCGGACGGGACCTGGTCGACACGGGCGCTGATCAACGCCACCGGCACCTGGGACCGGCCGTTCTGGCCGCGTTATCCCGGTCAGGAGACCTTCCGGGGGCGGCAGTTGCACACCGCGCAGTACCCGGGGCCCGAGGCGTTCGCGGGGCTGCGGGTGGTCGTGGTGGGTGGCGGTGCCTCCGGTACCCAGCACCTCATGGAGCTCGCCCCGTACGCGGCCGCCACCACGTGGGTGACCAGGCGTGAGCCCGTCTTCCGCGAGGGCCCCTTCAGCGAGGACGTCGGCCGGGAGGCCGTGGCGCTCGTCGAGGAGCGGGTACGGCAGGGGCTGCCGCCGAAGAGCGTGGTGTCGGTGACCGGGCTTCCGCTCAACGACGCGATCCGGCAGGCGATCACGGACGGGGTCCTGGACCGGCAGCCCATGTTCGACCGGATCACGCCCGAGGGCGTGGAGTGGAACGACGGGCGGCATCTGGAGGCCGATGTGATCCTGTGGGCGACCGGGTTCCGGGCCGCCATCGATCACCTGGCTCCGCTGAAGCTGCGCGAGCCGGGTGGCGGGATCCGGGTCGAGGGCACGCGCGCGGTCGCCGACCCGCGTGTCCATCTCGTCGGCTACGGCCCGTCGGCGAGCACCATCGGCGCCAACCGCGCGGGCCGTGCGGCCGTGCGCGACATCAGACGGCTGCTGACGACGGAACTCGTCGCTGTCTGA
- the mltG gene encoding endolytic transglycosylase MltG has protein sequence MHRNTPPRSAIRLTRRGRLVLIATGAVVAGTAVAVPLLSLESEGGKEPTTLVIPEGWRAGQIYDAVDKALAQPPGTAKKSLAKVNLELPNEAEGNPEGYLFPATYPLERDGKKTTPEALLSSMVDTANQRFKGAPVAAGAQRNAVNVYQAVTIASIIQAEAATKADMGKVARVIFNRLERGMPLQMDSTINYALNRSTLRTTSADLRIDSPYNSYQRMGLPPTPIDNPGEDAMRAAISPPPGDWLYFVTVKPGDTRFTNSFEEHRRNVTEFNKNQQKSAKAG, from the coding sequence ATGCACAGGAACACTCCGCCACGGAGCGCGATTCGACTGACGCGCCGGGGCCGACTCGTCCTCATCGCGACCGGAGCCGTCGTGGCAGGCACCGCCGTGGCGGTACCGCTGCTGAGCCTGGAGAGCGAGGGGGGCAAGGAGCCCACCACGCTGGTGATCCCGGAGGGCTGGCGGGCCGGGCAGATCTACGACGCCGTGGACAAGGCCCTCGCCCAGCCTCCGGGCACCGCCAAGAAGTCCCTGGCCAAAGTGAACCTCGAGCTGCCCAACGAGGCGGAGGGCAATCCTGAGGGCTACCTCTTCCCGGCGACGTATCCGCTGGAGCGCGACGGGAAGAAGACGACGCCCGAGGCGCTGCTGTCGTCCATGGTCGACACCGCGAACCAGAGGTTCAAAGGTGCCCCCGTCGCGGCCGGCGCCCAGCGCAACGCGGTGAACGTCTACCAGGCCGTCACCATCGCGAGCATCATCCAGGCCGAGGCCGCGACCAAGGCCGACATGGGGAAGGTGGCCAGGGTCATCTTCAACCGCCTGGAGCGCGGGATGCCGTTGCAGATGGACTCCACCATCAACTACGCGCTGAACCGCTCCACGCTGAGGACGACCAGCGCCGACCTCCGGATCGACAGCCCCTACAACTCGTACCAGCGCATGGGTCTGCCGCCGACTCCGATCGACAACCCGGGTGAGGACGCGATGCGCGCGGCGATCAGCCCACCCCCGGGGGACTGGCTGTACTTCGTGACGGTGAAGCCGGGGGACACCCGCTTCACGAACAGCTTCGAGGAACACCGGCGCAACGTGACCGAGTTCAACAAGAACCAGCAGAAGTCGGCCAAGGCGGGGTGA
- a CDS encoding ABC transporter ATP-binding protein: protein MPRDHIDWTPTPGTSTDQPRQVRRILRLFKPYRAKLAVVGLLVGASSLVTVATPFLLKETLDVAIPEGRTGLLSLLALGMILSAVLTGIFGVLQTLISTTVGQRVMHDLRTAVYGRLQRMSLAFFTRTRTGEVQSRIANDIGGMQATVTSTATSLVSNLTSVIATIVAMIALDWRLTVVSLLLLPVFVWISRRVGKERKKIVTQRQKQMAAMAATVTESLSVSGILLGRTMGRSDSLTRSFADESEGLVDLEVRSNMAGRWRMAVIGIVMSAMPAIIYWTAGFALQTGGPDISIGTIVAFVSLQQGLFRPAVSLLSTGVQIQTSLALFQRIFEYLDLPIDITEREDPVHLDRVKGEVRLEGVEFRYDSDDDQRGPILGGIDIDVPAGSSLAVVGPTGAGKSTLGYLVPRLYDVTGGRVTLDGVDVRDLDFDTLARGIGVVSQETYLFHASVADNLRFAKPDATDEEIEQAARAAQIHEHIASLPDGYDTVVGERGHRFSGGEKQRLAIARTILRDPPVLILDEATSALDTRTEHAVQEAIDTLSANRTTLTIAHRLSTIRDADQIVVLDSGRVAERGTHEELLEQDGRYAELVRRDARLDPAHGDAQLEPTS from the coding sequence ATGCCCCGCGATCACATCGACTGGACCCCCACCCCGGGCACCTCGACCGACCAACCCCGTCAGGTGCGCCGCATCCTCCGGCTCTTCAAGCCCTACCGCGCCAAGCTCGCCGTGGTCGGCCTGCTGGTCGGCGCCTCCTCCCTCGTCACCGTGGCCACCCCGTTCCTGCTGAAGGAAACGCTGGACGTGGCCATCCCCGAGGGCCGCACCGGGCTACTCAGCCTGCTCGCGCTGGGCATGATCCTCAGCGCCGTCCTCACCGGCATCTTCGGCGTGCTGCAGACCCTGATCTCCACGACGGTCGGCCAGCGCGTCATGCACGACCTGCGCACCGCGGTCTACGGCCGACTGCAGCGCATGTCGCTCGCGTTCTTCACGCGCACCCGCACCGGCGAGGTGCAGTCGCGCATCGCCAACGACATCGGCGGCATGCAGGCCACCGTCACCTCGACCGCCACGTCCCTGGTCTCCAACCTGACCAGCGTCATCGCCACGATCGTCGCGATGATCGCCCTCGACTGGCGCCTGACCGTGGTCTCGCTGCTGCTGCTCCCGGTGTTCGTGTGGATCAGCCGCCGGGTCGGCAAGGAACGCAAGAAGATCGTCACTCAGCGCCAGAAGCAGATGGCCGCGATGGCCGCGACCGTCACCGAGTCGCTCTCCGTCAGCGGCATCCTGCTCGGCCGCACCATGGGCCGCTCCGACTCGCTCACCCGGTCCTTCGCCGACGAGTCCGAGGGTCTGGTCGACCTCGAAGTGCGGTCGAACATGGCCGGCCGCTGGCGCATGGCCGTCATCGGGATCGTCATGTCCGCGATGCCCGCCATCATCTACTGGACCGCGGGCTTCGCCCTCCAGACGGGCGGCCCGGACATCTCCATCGGCACCATCGTCGCCTTCGTCTCGCTCCAGCAGGGTCTGTTCCGTCCGGCCGTGAGCCTCCTGTCGACCGGTGTCCAGATCCAGACCTCGCTCGCGCTCTTCCAGCGCATCTTCGAGTACCTCGACCTGCCGATCGACATCACCGAGCGGGAGGACCCGGTCCACCTCGACCGCGTCAAGGGCGAGGTCCGCCTGGAGGGCGTGGAGTTCCGATACGACAGCGACGACGACCAGCGCGGCCCCATCCTCGGCGGCATCGACATCGACGTCCCCGCGGGCAGCAGTCTCGCGGTCGTCGGCCCGACCGGCGCCGGCAAGTCCACGCTCGGTTATCTCGTCCCGCGGCTCTACGACGTGACGGGCGGCCGGGTCACCCTCGACGGGGTCGACGTCCGCGACCTCGACTTCGACACCCTCGCGCGCGGCATCGGGGTCGTCTCCCAGGAGACGTACCTCTTCCACGCCTCGGTCGCCGACAACCTCCGGTTCGCCAAGCCGGACGCGACCGACGAGGAGATCGAGCAGGCGGCGCGGGCGGCCCAGATCCACGAGCACATCGCCTCGCTGCCGGACGGGTACGACACGGTCGTCGGCGAGCGCGGCCACCGGTTCTCCGGCGGTGAGAAGCAGCGCCTGGCGATCGCCCGGACCATTCTGCGAGACCCGCCCGTCCTCATCCTGGACGAGGCGACCAGCGCGCTGGACACCCGGACCGAGCACGCCGTGCAGGAGGCCATCGACACGCTCTCGGCCAACCGCACCACGCTCACCATCGCGCACCGCCTGTCCACCATCCGCGACGCCGACCAGATCGTGGTCCTCGACTCCGGCCGGGTGGCTGAACGCGGTACGCACGAGGAACTGCTGGAACAGGACGGTCGGTACGCGGAGCTCGTACGCCGGGACGCCCGATTGGACCCCGCCCACGGAGACGCGCAGCTGGAACCGACCAGCTGA
- a CDS encoding MarR family winged helix-turn-helix transcriptional regulator encodes MNTPDSDSLLAEQLLRLTRRVHRIQKRQLHERGLGVTPAQSRLLRTLAHWETPPRMADLAERLEVVPRAVTTLVDGLEASGKVRRVPDPANRRVIRIELTDDGVKVLHELHAVRRAAAEEILAPLSGEQREVLGRLLDTLADGQC; translated from the coding sequence ATGAACACGCCCGATTCCGACAGCCTGCTCGCCGAGCAGTTGCTCAGGCTCACGCGCCGGGTGCACCGCATCCAGAAGCGCCAGCTTCATGAGCGCGGTCTCGGCGTGACTCCGGCCCAGTCCCGGCTGCTGCGCACCCTCGCGCACTGGGAGACGCCACCCCGCATGGCCGATCTCGCGGAGCGGCTGGAGGTGGTGCCGCGCGCGGTGACCACGCTCGTCGACGGGCTGGAAGCGAGCGGCAAGGTGCGCCGGGTGCCCGATCCGGCCAATCGCCGGGTGATCCGCATCGAGCTGACCGACGACGGGGTGAAGGTTCTTCATGAACTGCACGCCGTACGCAGGGCGGCCGCGGAGGAGATCCTCGCCCCTTTGTCGGGCGAACAGCGTGAGGTGCTGGGCCGGTTGCTGGACACATTGGCGGACGGACAGTGCTGA
- a CDS encoding cation:dicarboxylate symporter family transporter: MPPSVPSLPRRVARILRTSLFAQVACALVLGILVGKLWPGFASDLQPLGDGFTRLIKTIISPLVFCVVVVGIAKAGDLKAFGRIGLKALIWFEVASTLALIIGLVAANVVQPGSGMHVDPATLNTAAVDAKTGGGHLPSTTEFIVNALPTSFIGAFAENSLLQVLILACLVGAALLHLGHTKVPQVLPAIEQAQEVIFAVVGFVMRLAPIAVFGAMAVLIGQYGLGVIETYAKLIVLCYAAAALFIVLLAVALKAVTGLSLWKFLRYIREEMLLALGTASTESVMPRVMQKLRKAGARDDAVGLVLPTGYSFNLDGASLYLSIGTLFIAQAVGVDLSLSQQITVVLVLMLTSKGMAGIPGSAFLALSATASSLGAIPAGAVALLLGVDRIMDSMRVVTNLLGNCVAVFAVSRWEGALDIDRAKKVLGGETVPAVEDEPVLADSPKEPVSEVG; encoded by the coding sequence GTGCCGCCGTCCGTCCCGTCCCTGCCGCGACGCGTCGCACGCATACTGCGTACCTCTCTCTTCGCGCAGGTCGCCTGCGCGCTCGTGCTCGGCATCCTCGTCGGAAAGCTGTGGCCCGGCTTCGCCTCGGACCTCCAGCCGCTCGGCGACGGTTTCACCCGGCTCATCAAGACGATCATCTCGCCGCTCGTGTTCTGCGTGGTCGTGGTCGGCATCGCCAAGGCCGGTGATCTGAAGGCGTTCGGCCGGATCGGGCTCAAGGCGCTGATCTGGTTCGAGGTCGCGAGCACGCTCGCGCTGATCATCGGTCTGGTCGCCGCCAATGTGGTCCAGCCCGGCTCGGGGATGCACGTCGACCCGGCCACGCTCAACACCGCCGCCGTCGACGCCAAGACGGGCGGCGGGCACCTTCCCTCGACGACCGAGTTCATCGTCAACGCGCTGCCCACCAGTTTCATCGGCGCCTTCGCCGAGAACTCCCTGCTCCAGGTGCTCATCCTGGCCTGTCTGGTCGGCGCCGCGCTGCTGCACCTCGGCCACACCAAGGTCCCGCAGGTGCTGCCCGCCATCGAGCAGGCCCAGGAGGTCATCTTCGCGGTCGTGGGCTTCGTGATGCGCCTCGCGCCGATCGCGGTGTTCGGCGCGATGGCCGTCCTGATCGGACAGTACGGCCTCGGCGTCATCGAGACCTACGCCAAGCTGATCGTCCTGTGTTACGCGGCCGCCGCCCTGTTCATCGTGCTGCTCGCCGTCGCGCTCAAGGCGGTCACCGGTCTCAGCCTCTGGAAGTTCCTGCGCTACATCCGCGAGGAGATGCTCCTCGCGCTCGGCACCGCGTCCACCGAGTCCGTCATGCCGCGCGTGATGCAGAAGCTGCGCAAGGCCGGCGCCCGCGACGACGCGGTGGGCCTGGTGCTGCCCACCGGCTACTCCTTCAACCTCGACGGTGCCTCGCTCTACCTCTCCATCGGCACGCTGTTCATCGCCCAGGCGGTGGGCGTCGACCTCAGCCTGAGCCAGCAGATCACCGTGGTCCTGGTGCTCATGCTGACCAGCAAGGGCATGGCGGGCATCCCCGGCTCGGCCTTCCTCGCCCTGTCCGCCACGGCGTCCTCGCTGGGTGCCATCCCCGCCGGGGCCGTCGCCCTGCTCCTCGGCGTGGACCGCATCATGGACTCGATGCGCGTCGTGACGAACCTGCTCGGCAACTGCGTCGCCGTCTTCGCGGTCTCCCGCTGGGAGGGGGCGCTGGACATCGACCGGGCGAAGAAGGTGCTGGGCGGCGAGACCGTGCCCGCCGTGGAGGATGAGCCCGTACTGGCGGACTCTCCCAAAGAGCCTGTGTCCGAGGTCGGTTGA
- a CDS encoding peptide-N4-asparagine amidase: MKRRIVMSMLAGATLLASTLLGATPAQPVEVPSAVAQSADIPAEFGTDWHDPITAAPPVSRPSGRSCHVTVAEAQFRDFTPYTGTYTPPEGCGDRWSKVVLRMDGRVRGRQFDRLGYLHIGGVEVFRTSTPQPSPDGVQWAVEKDVTRYSDTLRTGRDVEMLIGNVVDDTYTGIIDVKVTLTFYEGRQDTAPDRVLTLDDNTLTTPRNSERILAEVYATGSGGGCEEYWYLTVPSEAPYSCQADNGPYREVQIKVDGRLAGIAAPFPTVWTGGWSNPFLWYVVPGPRAFDIKPIEYDLTPFAGILNDGRPHRVEVAVVGVPEGQPGWSTPVNVLVWQDAKSAHVTGKLTTHANGDLANSSTYAAGSEHRVDTEGDHRLTVAGYVDTSHGRVTTTVRSSLANTSTHRWGDGENPDALKATWTDDEWVTVDGRGPARTTRARRTYTMDGTTTIGAGDRLRTVLTLGDRAEVTVTRAGHGTAWSRLDDTYAGDATYTINVPRDQRHAVGTTSEHYRIRGSAGCYDRSLTTVQGVLTGERGGC; this comes from the coding sequence ATGAAGAGACGGATCGTCATGTCCATGCTCGCCGGGGCCACTCTCCTGGCGAGCACGCTGCTGGGGGCGACTCCCGCCCAGCCCGTGGAGGTTCCTTCCGCGGTGGCCCAATCCGCCGATATCCCCGCCGAGTTCGGCACCGACTGGCACGACCCCATCACCGCGGCACCACCCGTCAGCAGACCTTCGGGCAGGTCCTGCCACGTCACGGTCGCCGAAGCGCAGTTCCGCGATTTCACCCCGTACACCGGCACCTACACCCCTCCCGAGGGCTGCGGCGACCGCTGGAGCAAGGTCGTGCTGCGCATGGACGGCAGGGTCAGGGGACGGCAGTTCGACCGGCTCGGGTATCTGCACATCGGCGGGGTCGAGGTCTTCCGTACGTCCACACCGCAGCCCTCGCCCGACGGTGTCCAGTGGGCGGTCGAGAAGGACGTCACGCGCTACAGCGACACCCTTCGCACCGGTCGAGACGTCGAGATGCTCATCGGAAACGTCGTCGACGACACGTACACCGGGATCATCGACGTGAAGGTCACGCTCACGTTCTACGAGGGGCGACAGGACACGGCACCGGACCGGGTGCTGACCCTCGACGACAACACCCTCACCACCCCGCGCAACAGCGAGCGCATCCTCGCCGAGGTCTACGCCACCGGTTCGGGCGGCGGCTGCGAGGAGTACTGGTACCTGACGGTGCCGTCCGAAGCGCCGTACTCCTGTCAGGCCGACAACGGCCCCTACCGTGAGGTGCAGATCAAGGTCGACGGCCGACTCGCGGGGATCGCCGCTCCGTTCCCGACCGTGTGGACGGGTGGCTGGTCCAATCCCTTCCTCTGGTACGTCGTCCCGGGCCCCCGTGCCTTCGACATCAAGCCGATCGAATACGACCTGACCCCGTTCGCCGGGATCCTCAACGACGGACGCCCGCACCGCGTGGAGGTCGCGGTCGTCGGCGTCCCCGAGGGGCAGCCGGGCTGGAGCACCCCCGTGAACGTCCTCGTCTGGCAGGACGCCAAGAGCGCGCATGTCACCGGGAAGCTCACCACGCATGCGAACGGCGACCTCGCCAACTCCTCGACCTACGCAGCCGGTTCGGAACACCGCGTGGACACCGAGGGTGACCACCGGCTCACCGTCGCCGGATATGTCGACACCTCGCACGGCCGCGTCACGACCACCGTCCGCAGCTCGCTGGCGAACACGTCCACCCACCGCTGGGGCGACGGCGAGAACCCCGACGCGCTCAAGGCGACCTGGACGGACGACGAGTGGGTCACCGTCGACGGTCGCGGACCGGCCCGCACCACCCGCGCCCGCCGCACGTACACGATGGACGGCACGACCACCATCGGCGCGGGTGACCGGCTGCGCACCGTGCTGACCCTCGGTGACCGTGCCGAGGTCACGGTGACCCGAGCGGGCCACGGCACGGCGTGGTCTCGGCTCGACGACACCTACGCGGGCGACGCCACGTACACGATCAACGTCCCGCGCGACCAGCGGCACGCGGTCGGCACGACGAGCGAGCACTACCGGATCCGCGGTTCGGCCGGCTGCTACGACCGTTCTCTCACCACTGTCCAGGGGGTGCTGACCGGGGAACGCGGCGGCTGCTGA
- a CDS encoding L,D-transpeptidase family protein, producing the protein MRGGDARRAVVTTTLLGALLIPLGGCGGQGPAGTGNPHTKAADKPADEPTRIPGVGDRLQRRIPAASRQVVAVYGDGKDSADATVVLYTKHGSIWDRVRGRPAHNGKKGWTTDHHEGDKRSPVGVFTLSDAGGALPDPGARLPYTRSAAIAAPRWWPRSYWHDFDYVIAVDYNRIEGTPPNNQARPQGYARGGGIWLHMDHGSGTSACVSVSRAAMRYLLRTLDPDLHPVVVMGDRADLKA; encoded by the coding sequence ATGCGAGGCGGAGACGCACGACGTGCCGTGGTGACGACGACGCTCCTGGGAGCGCTGCTGATCCCCCTGGGAGGGTGCGGCGGCCAAGGCCCGGCAGGCACCGGCAACCCGCACACCAAGGCCGCCGACAAGCCCGCGGACGAACCGACCCGCATCCCCGGCGTCGGCGACCGCCTCCAGCGCCGCATCCCCGCCGCGTCCCGCCAGGTCGTCGCGGTCTACGGCGACGGCAAGGACTCCGCGGATGCCACCGTCGTGCTCTACACCAAGCACGGTTCCATCTGGGACCGCGTCCGAGGCCGGCCCGCACACAACGGCAAGAAGGGCTGGACCACCGACCACCACGAGGGCGACAAACGCAGCCCCGTCGGCGTGTTCACGCTCAGTGACGCGGGCGGTGCGCTTCCGGACCCCGGGGCCCGGCTGCCGTACACGCGATCCGCCGCCATCGCGGCCCCACGCTGGTGGCCCCGGTCCTACTGGCACGACTTCGACTACGTCATCGCCGTCGACTACAACCGGATCGAGGGCACGCCGCCCAACAACCAGGCCCGTCCCCAGGGTTACGCCAGGGGCGGCGGCATCTGGCTGCACATGGACCACGGCAGTGGTACGTCCGCCTGTGTCAGCGTGTCCAGGGCGGCGATGCGGTATCTGCTGCGCACGCTCGACCCGGATCTGCATCCCGTGGTGGTGATGGGGGACAGGGCGGACCTGAAGGCCTGA
- a CDS encoding ABC transporter transmembrane domain-containing protein, with product MQIQDLPYPDPGVPDARSGSRFLWWLFRNQLGGQLKSLAWGLLHFLSISVLPFCVGVAVQAVVDHSGRRLALAGGLLVLCCVGSALGDTFLHRSAVTNWITAAARVQQLLAHKAANLGSALTRRVAAGEVVAVSTGDVEKIGWFVEAWSRFTAAAVTIVVVCAAMVVYQPQLGVVVAVGLPVLALAALPLLPRATRRADVQREKAGRATELASDTVAGLRVLRGIGGEELFLDRYRRASQEVRHAAVRSARMWSLIAAIQVLLPGLLLIAVVWYGVHLARQGRVEIGELVAVYSSVMILSYPLRHFEEIAMAYSFSRPSATRAARVLSLERATSAEGSRDRNRDGDGEGEGNGLPAGDLYDPATGLLAPSGRLTAVVCGDPDAAGLLAERLGGHPSEEGTSVLLGGVPLDELPLGSARTAVLVQDKDPVLLSGTLRELLDVPASGAVGAGEALTAAQCADVLAALVQGSLGAEDPMDARITERGRSLSGGQRQRLALARSLFTDPEVLVLDEPTSAVDSHTEARIAQGVRDLRAGRTTVVFTSSPLLLDHADRVVLVHEGEVAAVGVHRELVHKEPRYRAVVTRETDEEAALDDVLNEVDVLNELEEIEETA from the coding sequence ATGCAGATCCAAGACCTTCCGTATCCCGACCCGGGTGTGCCCGACGCGCGCTCGGGCTCCCGGTTCCTGTGGTGGCTCTTCAGGAACCAACTGGGCGGACAGCTCAAGTCACTTGCCTGGGGACTGCTGCACTTCCTCTCCATCTCCGTGCTGCCCTTCTGCGTCGGTGTGGCCGTCCAGGCGGTCGTCGACCACTCGGGCCGCCGACTCGCCCTCGCGGGCGGCCTGCTGGTGCTGTGCTGCGTCGGCAGCGCGCTCGGCGACACCTTCCTGCACCGCAGCGCCGTCACCAACTGGATCACGGCCGCCGCGCGCGTCCAGCAGTTGCTGGCCCACAAGGCCGCCAACCTGGGCTCGGCGCTGACCCGGCGGGTCGCGGCCGGCGAGGTCGTGGCCGTCTCCACCGGCGACGTCGAGAAGATCGGCTGGTTCGTGGAGGCCTGGTCACGGTTCACCGCGGCGGCGGTCACCATCGTCGTGGTCTGCGCCGCAATGGTCGTCTACCAGCCGCAACTCGGCGTGGTCGTCGCCGTGGGCCTGCCGGTCCTGGCCCTCGCGGCGCTGCCGCTGCTGCCCCGCGCGACCCGACGCGCCGACGTCCAGCGCGAGAAGGCCGGCCGCGCCACCGAGCTGGCCTCCGACACCGTCGCCGGGCTGCGGGTGCTGCGCGGCATCGGCGGCGAGGAACTCTTCCTCGACCGCTACCGCAGGGCCTCCCAGGAGGTCCGCCACGCGGCCGTGCGCAGCGCCCGGATGTGGTCCCTGATCGCCGCGATCCAGGTACTGCTGCCGGGACTGCTGCTGATCGCGGTCGTCTGGTACGGCGTCCACCTGGCCCGTCAGGGCCGCGTCGAGATCGGTGAACTGGTCGCCGTCTACAGCTCGGTCATGATCCTGTCCTATCCGCTGCGCCACTTCGAGGAGATCGCCATGGCGTACTCCTTCTCCCGGCCCTCGGCCACGCGGGCCGCCCGGGTGCTGTCGCTGGAGCGGGCCACGTCCGCCGAAGGCTCGCGGGACAGGAACAGGGACGGGGACGGGGAGGGGGAGGGGAACGGCCTGCCGGCCGGGGATCTGTACGACCCGGCCACCGGTCTGCTCGCCCCCTCCGGCCGGCTCACCGCGGTGGTGTGCGGCGACCCGGATGCGGCGGGGCTGCTGGCCGAGCGCCTCGGCGGGCACCCCTCGGAAGAGGGCACGTCGGTGCTGCTGGGCGGGGTGCCGCTGGACGAGTTGCCGCTCGGTTCGGCGCGCACGGCGGTCCTGGTCCAGGACAAGGACCCGGTCCTGCTCTCGGGTACCCTGCGCGAACTGCTCGACGTGCCCGCCTCGGGTGCCGTCGGCGCCGGGGAGGCGCTCACGGCAGCGCAGTGCGCGGACGTACTGGCCGCCCTGGTCCAGGGGTCCTTGGGCGCCGAGGACCCGATGGACGCGCGCATCACCGAGCGCGGGCGGTCCCTGTCGGGCGGCCAGCGCCAGCGGCTCGCCCTGGCCCGGTCCCTGTTCACCGATCCGGAGGTGCTCGTCCTGGACGAGCCGACCTCCGCCGTCGACTCGCACACCGAGGCACGGATCGCGCAGGGGGTGCGGGACCTGCGGGCCGGGCGCACGACCGTGGTGTTCACCTCCTCGCCGCTGCTCCTGGACCACGCCGACCGTGTGGTGCTGGTGCACGAGGGCGAGGTCGCGGCGGTCGGCGTGCACCGCGAACTGGTGCACAAGGAACCGCGGTACCGGGCGGTCGTCACCCGCGAGACGGACGAAGAGGCCGCCCTCGACGACGTACTGAACGAAGTCGACGTATTGAACGAACTGGAAGAGATCGAGGAGACAGCATGA